A stretch of Tigriopus californicus strain San Diego chromosome 11, Tcal_SD_v2.1, whole genome shotgun sequence DNA encodes these proteins:
- the LOC131890902 gene encoding trypsin-3-like isoform X2, translating into MGKRNMFVNCSTMSVGTEGAPSCSRERENDCYDNNGIVGLRIKNDENGFENSHLVNIQWPDPPPIVPRHESELPPKEPRLEWNNGTTSKSPTWIRSGDNSTQKSMDRWYKDGDYWIIDISETNENNINEELEDPHFLDRIVGGTETDPNEFPWMVSLQTTNGQHFCGGSIIHSKYILTAAHCLSWGVTRVRVSFGKHDLTKKETGAFSRNAKELMYHKDYLEHQPDYDIGMIKLRKPIPFTESVNRIRIPNPNIPSLQGYRAMAAGWGNVAYTSLEGSSVLRKVTIQVFSNDYCQKKYFMDNITERMICAGSRKGGKDSCQGDSGGPLAMKGKNYGYVQVGIVAWGRGCGSKQYPGVYTRVSKFTDWIRKKADLS; encoded by the exons ATGGGAAAAAGGAACATGTTCGTAAACTGCTCTACTATGTCAGTTGGAACGGAAGGAGCACCATCTTGctcaagagagagagagaacgattGTTACGATAATAATGGCATTGTCGGCTTAAGAATAAAAA ACGAtgaaaatggctttgaaaattCACATCTCGTTAACATCCAATGGCCCGATCCACCCCCAATAGTTCCTCGCCATGAAAGTGAACTTCCACCCAAGGAACCCAGGCTtgaatggaacaatggaactACCTCAAAATCGCCTACATGGATTCGATCAGGTGACAATTCCACTCAAAAATCCATGGATAGATGGTATAAAGATGGCGATTATTGGATCATCGATATTTCTGAAACGAATGAGAATAATATCAACGAGGAACTAGAGGATCCTCATTTCTTGGACCGAATCGTGGGAGGTACAGAGACTGATCCAAATGAGTTCCCTTGGATGGTGTCATTACAAACCACAAATGGTCAACACTTTTGTGGGGGATCCATAATCCATAGCAAG TACATCCTCACTGCGGCTCATTGCTTGAGTTGGGGGGTCACGAGGGTTCGAGTATCATTTGGCAAACAcgatttgaccaaaaaagagaCGGGGGCTTTCAGTCGCAACGCTAAGGAATTAATGTATCACAAGGATTATTTGGAGCACCAACCTGATTACGACATTGGTATGATTAAACTGAGGAAACCAATTCCGTTCACCGAAAGCGTGAATCGTATTAGAATCCCAAACCCAAATATCCCATCCTTACAAG GTTATAGAGCAATGGCGGCTGGTTGGGGCAACGTGGCCTATACAAGCTTGGAGGGCAGCTCTGTGTTGCGAAAGGTAACCATTCAAGTGTTTTCGAATGACTACTGCCAAAAGAAATACTTTATGGACAACATTACGGAAAGAATGATTTGTGCGGGATCACGCAAAGGAGGTAAAGACTCTTGCCAGGGAGACAGTGGTGGACCTCTTGCGATGAAG GGAAAAAACTATGGATACGTGCAAGTCGGAATCGTTGCTTGGGGGCGAGGCTGCGGTTCTAAGCAATATCCCGGAGTCTATACTCGTGTTTCCAAGTTCACAGATTGGATCAGAAAGAAGGCCGATTTGAGCTAA
- the LOC131890902 gene encoding trypsin 5G1-like isoform X1, translating into MGKRNMFVNCSTMSVGTEGAPSCSRERENDCYDNNGIVGLRIKSNNIGKKICFSIADLAFMPGYKNMCSMLGTTFRSTFIMHEATVIYTLLTVTTTLALNVRPLAKKNDENGFENSHLVNIQWPDPPPIVPRHESELPPKEPRLEWNNGTTSKSPTWIRSGDNSTQKSMDRWYKDGDYWIIDISETNENNINEELEDPHFLDRIVGGTETDPNEFPWMVSLQTTNGQHFCGGSIIHSKYILTAAHCLSWGVTRVRVSFGKHDLTKKETGAFSRNAKELMYHKDYLEHQPDYDIGMIKLRKPIPFTESVNRIRIPNPNIPSLQGYRAMAAGWGNVAYTSLEGSSVLRKVTIQVFSNDYCQKKYFMDNITERMICAGSRKGGKDSCQGDSGGPLAMKGKNYGYVQVGIVAWGRGCGSKQYPGVYTRVSKFTDWIRKKADLS; encoded by the exons ATGGGAAAAAGGAACATGTTCGTAAACTGCTCTACTATGTCAGTTGGAACGGAAGGAGCACCATCTTGctcaagagagagagagaacgattGTTACGATAATAATGGCATTGTCGGCTTAAGAATAAAAAGTAATAACATTGGCAAGAAGATTTGCTTTTCTATTGCTGATTTGGCATTTATGCCCGGATATAAAAATATGTGTTCCATGCTTGGAACCACATTTCGTTCCACATTCATCATGCACGAAGCTACTGTGATCTACACTCTCTTAACAGTTACTACCACTCTGGCGCTCAATGTTCGGCCATTAGCCAAGAAAA ACGAtgaaaatggctttgaaaattCACATCTCGTTAACATCCAATGGCCCGATCCACCCCCAATAGTTCCTCGCCATGAAAGTGAACTTCCACCCAAGGAACCCAGGCTtgaatggaacaatggaactACCTCAAAATCGCCTACATGGATTCGATCAGGTGACAATTCCACTCAAAAATCCATGGATAGATGGTATAAAGATGGCGATTATTGGATCATCGATATTTCTGAAACGAATGAGAATAATATCAACGAGGAACTAGAGGATCCTCATTTCTTGGACCGAATCGTGGGAGGTACAGAGACTGATCCAAATGAGTTCCCTTGGATGGTGTCATTACAAACCACAAATGGTCAACACTTTTGTGGGGGATCCATAATCCATAGCAAG TACATCCTCACTGCGGCTCATTGCTTGAGTTGGGGGGTCACGAGGGTTCGAGTATCATTTGGCAAACAcgatttgaccaaaaaagagaCGGGGGCTTTCAGTCGCAACGCTAAGGAATTAATGTATCACAAGGATTATTTGGAGCACCAACCTGATTACGACATTGGTATGATTAAACTGAGGAAACCAATTCCGTTCACCGAAAGCGTGAATCGTATTAGAATCCCAAACCCAAATATCCCATCCTTACAAG GTTATAGAGCAATGGCGGCTGGTTGGGGCAACGTGGCCTATACAAGCTTGGAGGGCAGCTCTGTGTTGCGAAAGGTAACCATTCAAGTGTTTTCGAATGACTACTGCCAAAAGAAATACTTTATGGACAACATTACGGAAAGAATGATTTGTGCGGGATCACGCAAAGGAGGTAAAGACTCTTGCCAGGGAGACAGTGGTGGACCTCTTGCGATGAAG GGAAAAAACTATGGATACGTGCAAGTCGGAATCGTTGCTTGGGGGCGAGGCTGCGGTTCTAAGCAATATCCCGGAGTCTATACTCGTGTTTCCAAGTTCACAGATTGGATCAGAAAGAAGGCCGATTTGAGCTAA